In one window of Coralliovum pocilloporae DNA:
- a CDS encoding sensor histidine kinase, whose protein sequence is MISKALKESLKGRLTRRLVMVVIGISLLTAILTTVLQVYFENSHRRERFAYFVEHMAASHMPLLSRWIENGDQDGLALGLSSLDNLPKVDFAAIQINGRTLGSSGALPEEPTIEKRLPFDVSVDGVTKKATLLVISHYPTITRVMILDGATLLILNMIQILFIACALLLVFHLLVIRHLDKLADYVSGLDVRRLQKPLVFERPAADDELQDVADATNEMTQRLAQTYDDLQQFNYFASHDLQEPLRKVCIFGDVLKDSIETGDRKEIEYSISVMQDSADRASNLVTDLLTFSRISRRDSQSDWVPLETIVSIALENNQTAIAETGIRVISNLRDLSIRIDRGMGTQLFDNLISNAVKYQHPDRPSFVRITADVDEEHVLKIFVEDNGIGFDNRHLDKIFEPFKRLHPRADFAGSGIGLAIVRKIVERAGWQITARGEPGGGATFIVTVPSDCVIEGSLRD, encoded by the coding sequence ATGATCAGCAAGGCACTTAAAGAGAGCCTGAAGGGGCGTCTGACACGTCGGCTTGTTATGGTCGTTATCGGGATCAGTCTTCTGACGGCAATCCTGACGACAGTCTTGCAGGTCTATTTTGAAAACTCGCATCGTCGCGAGCGTTTTGCCTATTTCGTAGAGCATATGGCTGCGTCCCATATGCCGCTCCTGTCACGCTGGATCGAGAATGGTGATCAGGACGGTCTGGCTCTCGGGCTGTCCAGTCTGGACAACCTGCCGAAAGTGGATTTCGCTGCAATTCAGATTAATGGCCGTACGCTGGGTAGTTCTGGAGCCCTGCCGGAAGAACCGACTATCGAGAAACGTCTGCCGTTTGACGTATCTGTGGATGGGGTCACAAAGAAGGCCACTCTGCTGGTTATTTCCCACTATCCGACGATTACGCGGGTCATGATCCTGGATGGTGCGACCCTTCTCATTCTCAACATGATCCAGATCCTGTTTATTGCCTGTGCGTTGTTGCTGGTCTTCCATCTTCTGGTCATCCGGCATCTCGACAAGCTTGCCGATTATGTCAGCGGCCTTGATGTGCGTCGCTTGCAGAAGCCGCTGGTGTTCGAGCGTCCGGCTGCCGATGATGAGCTGCAGGATGTGGCGGATGCCACCAATGAGATGACCCAGCGCCTGGCTCAGACCTATGATGACCTGCAGCAGTTCAATTACTTCGCCTCCCATGATTTGCAGGAACCCCTGCGCAAGGTCTGCATCTTCGGGGACGTGCTGAAGGATTCGATTGAAACAGGCGATCGCAAGGAAATCGAATACTCGATCAGTGTTATGCAGGATTCGGCCGACCGCGCCTCAAATCTTGTAACGGACCTTCTGACATTCTCGCGTATCTCGCGCCGGGACAGCCAGTCTGACTGGGTGCCGCTGGAAACGATTGTTTCGATTGCGCTTGAGAACAACCAGACTGCCATTGCGGAAACCGGAATCCGCGTCATCAGCAATCTGCGTGATCTGTCGATCCGCATTGACCGGGGCATGGGAACCCAGCTGTTTGACAATCTGATTTCCAACGCGGTGAAATATCAGCACCCTGACAGGCCGTCCTTTGTCCGGATCACCGCGGATGTGGACGAGGAACATGTTCTGAAAATCTTTGTCGAGGACAACGGCATTGGGTTCGACAATCGACACCTCGACAAAATCTTCGAGCCATTCAAGCGCCTGCATCCCCGTGCTGATTTTGCGGGAAGCGGTATCGGGCTTGCTATCGTACGCAAGATTGTCGAACGGGCAGGCTGGCAGATTACCGCCCGCGGCGAACCTGGTGGCGGTGCGACCTTTATCGTCACCGTCCCATCCGATTGTGTGATCGAAGGGTCTCTTCGGGACTGA
- a CDS encoding 2-hydroxychromene-2-carboxylate isomerase: MSTTVDYFYTSISPFSYLGHAKLLQMSENLGFSIRFRPIKLAGVWAESGGVAPPQRHPARLRYRLLELQRWREECGVPLNLQPAHFPTDPSLADRCAITLQEQGENPGIFIERVFQACWMHDKNVADEAAISGLLDDAGFDAHAVLAQSGSDAVSGVYDQNTADGVRFDIIGAPGYVLNGEAFWGQDRLPLLESAIRSGRAPFHAE; the protein is encoded by the coding sequence ATGTCTACGACTGTCGACTATTTCTACACGTCCATCAGCCCCTTTTCCTATCTTGGCCATGCCAAGCTGCTTCAGATGTCGGAAAACCTTGGTTTTTCCATACGGTTCAGGCCAATCAAGCTGGCCGGTGTCTGGGCTGAATCCGGTGGCGTTGCACCACCCCAGCGGCATCCGGCCCGGCTGCGCTACCGCTTGCTTGAACTGCAGCGCTGGCGGGAAGAATGCGGTGTTCCTCTGAACCTGCAACCAGCCCACTTCCCGACCGATCCCTCACTCGCTGATCGCTGTGCCATCACCCTTCAGGAGCAGGGAGAGAATCCGGGCATCTTTATTGAGCGCGTGTTCCAGGCCTGCTGGATGCACGACAAGAATGTGGCCGACGAGGCGGCTATAAGCGGCCTTCTGGATGATGCCGGTTTTGATGCCCATGCGGTTCTCGCTCAGTCAGGCTCAGATGCGGTTTCCGGAGTGTATGATCAGAACACCGCTGATGGTGTGCGGTTTGATATTATCGGTGCTCCGGGCTATGTGCTGAACGGAGAGGCTTTCTGGGGACAGGATCGTCTGCCCCTGCTCGAAAGTGCCATTCGCTCCGGCCGGGCACCGTTCCACGCGGAATGA
- a CDS encoding acyl-CoA thioesterase, whose translation MGRIESGKGFVNRWECDENDHMNVQFYWTKFQAAALHFRLQTGLEELPEDARTSRHIRYHSEVGAATPLAVQSFVTLDISYPFAIIHEMRDAISNRLSATLIDRYDLSDMEHWAGLAYPYRAPLTTEAAPRSFSPVPVSRDDAEQTRHSPKAVTSYRGQVSPDQCDQNGRALDSYIIHCATDGASHAWEAAGLTTDWLNENNLGRVAVEMKLSRLAPLQAHDPVHLVSVTTSAANRTFSFRHHLINTRSGALSAVVDVTGLAMDLGARKAVIWPKEIRARLDEAIG comes from the coding sequence ATGGGTCGTATCGAGAGTGGCAAAGGCTTTGTCAATCGCTGGGAATGCGATGAAAACGATCATATGAACGTTCAGTTCTACTGGACGAAATTTCAGGCAGCCGCCCTGCATTTCCGCCTTCAGACCGGGCTTGAAGAGCTGCCGGAAGATGCGAGGACCAGTCGCCATATCCGCTATCACTCAGAGGTTGGCGCGGCAACGCCTCTTGCTGTCCAGTCCTTTGTGACACTCGATATTTCATATCCTTTTGCCATCATTCATGAGATGCGCGACGCCATCAGCAACAGGCTGTCCGCAACCCTTATCGACCGCTATGACCTGAGTGATATGGAGCACTGGGCCGGGCTGGCCTATCCCTATCGGGCTCCCCTGACCACTGAGGCCGCGCCACGAAGTTTCTCACCCGTCCCGGTTTCCAGAGACGATGCAGAGCAGACCAGGCACAGCCCGAAAGCCGTGACGTCCTATCGCGGCCAGGTTTCGCCGGATCAGTGTGACCAGAATGGCCGGGCACTGGATTCCTATATCATCCATTGCGCAACAGATGGTGCCTCACATGCCTGGGAGGCAGCCGGGCTGACAACAGACTGGCTGAATGAAAACAATCTTGGCCGGGTCGCGGTCGAGATGAAGCTATCCCGTCTGGCGCCCTTGCAGGCGCATGACCCGGTTCATCTTGTCAGCGTAACCACATCTGCCGCGAACAGGACTTTCTCTTTCCGCCACCACCTGATCAACACACGATCAGGCGCGCTTTCAGCTGTTGTCGATGTGACCGGCCTTGCCATGGATCTTGGGGCACGGAAAGCGGTTATCTGGCCAAAGGAGATCCGCGCCAGACTTGATGAGGCCATCGGATAG
- a CDS encoding alpha/beta hydrolase — translation MSSKALSPFEPDAVSDEIKAQNKELISRLERLPDKWAFPPADIRKARLEGKGPFPLAEPDPAAEIREIDGPHGSIPLRIMRPSQGACRGVYFHIHGGGWVLGTAAENDPRNRRIADQCGLAVVSVDYRLAPEHPYPQGPDDCEAAACWLIEQCKALFDTDILLIGGESAGAHLAVVTLLRLRDRHNTVPFRAANLVAGCYDLTLTPSVRNWGTEPLIINTRDVQKFVENFLKDDGDPNDADISPLYADLTGLPPALFSVGTRDLLLDDSLFMVQRWQSAGLQAALEVYPGGCHVFQAFTSALSEDSQARMDLFLKQAVAG, via the coding sequence ATGTCCAGCAAGGCCCTTTCACCATTCGAACCGGATGCGGTGTCAGACGAAATCAAAGCCCAGAACAAGGAGCTGATTTCCCGTCTCGAACGGCTGCCGGACAAATGGGCTTTCCCGCCTGCTGATATTCGCAAAGCCCGGCTGGAGGGCAAGGGCCCATTCCCGCTGGCAGAGCCCGACCCGGCCGCAGAAATCCGCGAAATCGATGGTCCGCACGGCTCGATACCGCTTCGCATCATGCGCCCATCTCAAGGAGCGTGTCGCGGGGTTTATTTTCACATTCATGGTGGCGGATGGGTTCTTGGAACGGCGGCTGAAAATGACCCTCGCAATCGCCGGATTGCCGACCAGTGCGGTCTTGCCGTTGTCTCTGTCGATTATCGACTGGCCCCTGAACATCCCTACCCCCAGGGGCCGGATGATTGCGAGGCTGCCGCATGCTGGCTGATCGAGCAGTGCAAAGCGCTGTTTGACACGGACATCCTGCTGATTGGCGGAGAATCCGCTGGCGCCCATCTGGCCGTGGTGACACTCCTGCGCCTCAGGGACCGGCATAACACAGTACCATTCCGTGCCGCCAACCTTGTGGCCGGCTGCTATGATCTGACACTGACACCCAGTGTGCGGAACTGGGGGACAGAACCACTGATCATCAACACAAGGGATGTGCAGAAATTTGTCGAGAATTTCCTGAAAGATGATGGCGATCCGAACGACGCGGACATTTCTCCGCTTTATGCAGATCTGACAGGGCTGCCGCCTGCGCTCTTTTCTGTCGGCACCCGCGATCTTCTGCTGGATGACAGCCTGTTCATGGTACAGCGCTGGCAGTCTGCCGGTCTTCAGGCCGCGCTGGAGGTTTATCCCGGCGGGTGCCACGTTTTCCAGGCCTTCACATCAGCGCTCAGTGAAGACAGTCAGGCCAGAATGGATCTGTTTCTCAAGCAGGCGGTGGCAGGCTGA
- a CDS encoding secondary thiamine-phosphate synthase enzyme YjbQ — MSSQPVEIRTHRSEPVTRSIAASVVIRSSGRSMIDITRAISGWLLDQQVGAGLLTLHIRHTSASLTIQENADPDVQADLLDAFDRLAPDHHAYRHDCEGPDDMPAHIKAALTDVNLSIPVRDGRLTLGTWQGIYLVEHRTRPHSRTIDLAYIGN; from the coding sequence ATGTCCAGCCAGCCAGTCGAGATCAGAACGCACCGGTCAGAGCCGGTGACCCGTTCAATAGCAGCAAGTGTCGTCATCCGCAGTTCCGGACGATCGATGATTGATATCACCAGAGCGATTTCAGGATGGCTGCTTGACCAGCAGGTGGGCGCAGGCCTGTTGACCCTTCATATCCGGCATACATCTGCGTCACTGACCATTCAGGAGAATGCCGATCCGGATGTCCAGGCCGATCTGCTGGATGCCTTTGACCGGCTGGCACCGGACCATCACGCTTACAGGCATGATTGTGAGGGACCTGATGATATGCCGGCCCATATCAAGGCGGCTCTGACAGATGTGAACCTGTCAATCCCGGTGCGGGATGGTCGTCTGACTTTGGGAACCTGGCAGGGCATCTATCTTGTTGAACACCGGACTAGGCCGCACAGCCGCACCATTGACCTGGCCTATATCGGAAACTGA
- a CDS encoding VC_2705 family sodium/solute symporter, with protein MQNDYTGQHSRMGKAISFFCAGFGSFLALLLILEQLGVPVFVLTSVLFGFVILTYVATGLMARTMSTTTFYVADRRITAPYNGLAMGVGWASASAFLGLAGDPFQMMGNASALLLGGLGGFLLMAVLIAPYLRKSGAYTLPDFLFLRFESQWVRFVAALLVLVVSFLFLVVQLQIAVLLGERFLGLPAPWSLGIVIVTVLSCTTLGGMRGVTRTQILQAIVLTAGLVLPVALMSAAFFGFPLPQLAYAEFLNTEALPSAPGTIEAMLDPTPALIGATLQGLDLNRNFIAIVACLAAGTAAFPFVLMRTLTSATVSDSRRSAGWAMLFIALLLTCLPAYAFFAGQGLQDQLVGSTLTALPDWISHPVLTNGIQICGTATTNLEQIRAACRAAGVSTITLDDISLAKDALLLTSLMAMEIPFIAIALLGVGLLSITLATTNGLLFSMANALSHDVAYGLVDRTAPSGRRLTLSRLSLLAVLGAAVAAALYIPQMILDLVTWTFSLTAASLLPVLLLSIWWKRCTALGASLGMLSGFAVTLGYMLYVSEPPFGLGEPLLWGLTDKAAGVFGMPAGLLVCVLVSLLKRTQPDERTRELLRNLHKRDGRPLYHSPRPGQL; from the coding sequence ATGCAAAATGACTATACCGGCCAGCACTCAAGAATGGGTAAGGCCATATCGTTCTTCTGCGCCGGTTTCGGAAGTTTTCTGGCCCTCCTGCTTATTCTGGAGCAGCTCGGCGTCCCGGTCTTCGTGCTGACATCGGTTCTGTTCGGGTTTGTCATCCTGACCTATGTTGCAACAGGGCTGATGGCCCGCACCATGTCAACAACAACGTTCTATGTGGCCGACAGGCGCATCACGGCTCCCTATAACGGCTTGGCCATGGGGGTCGGCTGGGCAAGTGCGTCTGCCTTTCTGGGTCTGGCCGGTGATCCGTTTCAGATGATGGGCAATGCGTCCGCGCTCCTTCTGGGCGGGCTTGGCGGCTTCCTCCTTATGGCAGTCCTGATAGCGCCCTACCTGCGCAAGAGTGGTGCCTATACACTTCCGGACTTTCTGTTCCTGCGTTTTGAAAGCCAGTGGGTCCGGTTTGTGGCGGCGCTCCTTGTGCTTGTGGTTTCTTTTCTTTTTCTTGTCGTTCAGTTGCAAATAGCCGTTCTTCTGGGAGAGCGTTTCCTGGGCCTTCCCGCTCCCTGGTCTCTGGGTATTGTCATCGTAACAGTTCTGAGCTGCACCACTCTTGGCGGCATGCGCGGTGTGACACGTACGCAGATTCTTCAGGCAATTGTTCTCACGGCCGGTCTTGTGCTTCCTGTTGCTCTGATGTCTGCCGCCTTTTTTGGTTTCCCCCTGCCACAGCTCGCTTATGCCGAATTTCTCAATACGGAGGCCCTGCCATCGGCACCCGGAACAATCGAGGCCATGCTGGACCCGACCCCGGCCCTGATTGGAGCAACGCTTCAAGGCCTTGACCTGAACAGGAATTTCATCGCGATTGTCGCCTGTCTGGCCGCAGGAACAGCTGCCTTCCCCTTTGTGCTGATGCGGACATTGACCAGCGCGACCGTATCAGACAGCCGCCGGTCCGCAGGCTGGGCCATGTTGTTTATAGCCCTGCTTCTGACATGCCTGCCTGCTTATGCATTCTTTGCCGGACAGGGTCTTCAGGATCAGCTTGTAGGCAGCACGCTTACAGCCCTCCCGGACTGGATCTCTCATCCTGTTCTCACCAATGGAATACAGATCTGCGGCACGGCCACCACAAATCTAGAGCAGATCAGAGCCGCCTGTCGTGCAGCTGGTGTCAGTACCATTACTCTGGATGATATCAGCCTCGCAAAAGACGCTCTGCTTCTGACAAGCCTGATGGCCATGGAGATTCCGTTTATTGCTATTGCCCTTCTGGGTGTCGGCCTTTTGTCCATCACACTGGCAACCACAAATGGCCTTTTGTTTTCCATGGCCAACGCATTGTCACATGATGTGGCTTACGGGCTTGTTGATCGCACAGCGCCCTCAGGACGTCGCCTGACCCTGTCCCGCCTCAGCCTGCTGGCCGTTCTGGGAGCAGCCGTGGCAGCCGCACTTTACATCCCGCAGATGATTCTTGATCTGGTCACCTGGACATTTTCCCTGACGGCTGCATCCCTGTTGCCGGTTCTGCTTCTGTCCATCTGGTGGAAACGCTGTACTGCTCTTGGTGCGTCTCTCGGCATGCTCAGTGGTTTTGCTGTCACACTTGGCTATATGCTTTATGTCTCAGAACCACCATTCGGCCTTGGCGAGCCGCTTCTCTGGGGGCTCACAGACAAGGCTGCCGGAGTTTTCGGCATGCCTGCCGGATTACTGGTCTGTGTTCTTGTCTCACTCCTGAAGCGCACTCAGCCTGATGAGCGGACCAGAGAGCTGCTCAGGAACCTCCACAAGAGAGACGGACGCCCGCTCTATCACAGCCCCCGCCCCGGACAACTTTAG
- a CDS encoding response regulator transcription factor codes for MGLSANSFVIADDHPLFRGAMRQTLETGYPGAKIEEAGSLDEVVQQLENNDGIDLVLFDLTMPGVRGFSGLMYLRAQYPMVPIVVVSASEEAPVVRRCMEFGASGFIPKSLGIEAIREAVSVVLDGDQWLPEDVDGASGEDSEISDLVSRLASLTPQQVRVLMMLSEGLLNKQIAYELSVSEATVKAHVSAILQKLNVDSRTQAVIAASKIEQGQWQAVLSDGD; via the coding sequence TTGGGTCTATCAGCCAATTCGTTTGTTATTGCAGATGACCACCCGTTGTTTCGGGGCGCAATGAGACAAACCCTGGAAACGGGATATCCCGGAGCCAAGATTGAAGAAGCCGGAAGTTTGGACGAGGTTGTCCAGCAGCTTGAAAACAATGATGGCATAGATCTGGTCCTGTTTGATCTGACCATGCCTGGTGTACGCGGCTTCTCCGGGCTTATGTATCTGCGCGCACAATATCCAATGGTCCCTATCGTCGTTGTCTCCGCGTCGGAAGAGGCCCCGGTTGTCCGGCGCTGCATGGAGTTTGGCGCGTCCGGGTTCATCCCAAAATCCCTGGGCATTGAGGCAATCCGCGAAGCTGTCAGTGTCGTTCTGGATGGCGACCAGTGGCTGCCTGAAGATGTGGATGGGGCCAGCGGTGAAGACAGCGAAATCAGCGACCTTGTCAGTCGCCTTGCCTCGCTGACACCGCAGCAGGTGCGCGTATTGATGATGCTGAGTGAAGGCTTGCTGAATAAGCAGATCGCCTATGAGCTGAGCGTTTCGGAGGCAACTGTAAAGGCCCATGTTTCCGCAATCTTGCAGAAATTGAACGTGGACAGCCGGACACAGGCTGTTATCGCTGCCTCAAAGATTGAGCAGGGTCAGTGGCAGGCCGTTCTGTCTGACGGTGACTGA
- a CDS encoding PAS domain-containing hybrid sensor histidine kinase/response regulator → MLQGWVVASAALLYMGALFAIASWGDRMAVKGKLLRSRPIIYSLSLAIYCTSWTFFGSVGLAASTGYDFLTIYIGPIIVLVFGFPLIRRVIRLSKAERITSIADFIAARYGKSQAVAAVVTLIAVVGVLPYLSLQLQAVAVSVETLVAHMGYFTFGIKDPNGPPITGDIALYIALAMALFAVLFGTRHIDATEHQDGLMLAVATESLVKLFAFLIVGAYVTFIMFDGVGDLITQAAARPHIRDIFSQSINGSTWTVMILLSTTAILLLPRQFHVTVVENASEKDLKWASYLFPLYLVLINLPIIPIALAGLLKFGGTGVNADMFVLALPMSAEAELVTLITFIGGLSAATAMVIVAAVTLSIMISNDIVMPIVLRNQKADSPGTYGMASLLMVIRRGAIFGLLFLAYLYYRLSGEAALAAIGLLWRRGTARGAIAGLTVGFAFWFYTLLLPSFAQSGLISSGFVENGPFGLNLLRPQALFGISSLDPLTHGVLWSLTLNVLVYFLVSFSRAPEPVERIQAGIFVPSDLTPVPAFRYTKPGISTFELRATVARYLGDERTDRSFERFSREYGIDLSIDQPASSHVLRFAEQLLASAIGAPSARLVLMLVLKKNDPSPKGAKKLLDDASAAIQYNRDLLHSALEHVEQGIGVFDSELQLIIWNRQFRHLLDLPTEFGQVGMRLDQILRHHALQATETPEAADALVEDRIRRIAVDRGKFQETIPSRDIVLDVSVSAIPDGGLVITLTDISDRVRAADALAQANVTLERRVRERTEELTHLNEELTAAKSDADAANLGKTRFLAAVGHDVAQPLNAARLYTSSLSERFENGREAEQLGKINASLDAVDDILGAVLDISRLDTGAMQPDKSIFSLGELLEQLRVDFEPQAAEKDLDLRILSTSVNVNTDRRLLRRLLQNLISNAIKYTPEGRVLVGCRRGKGRVSVQVLDTGVGIPEEQQNMVFQEFQRLDQGARIAPGLGLGLSIVDRITRVLDVPVTLSSIAGKGTVFSFDLKTIGPAVPLRTVQTQAKPKRARSRFDGLVVLCIDNEADILDGMQALLEGWGCEVYTASSYHEAVDVVGRLHTPPNIMLVDYHLDSGSGPDAVVKLRWKFDMAFPAILITADRSNEVKQEAAQKDMPVLNKPIKPAALRAILTHHTSRHAAAE, encoded by the coding sequence ATGCTTCAAGGCTGGGTTGTTGCCAGTGCGGCACTGCTTTACATGGGGGCCTTGTTTGCAATCGCCAGCTGGGGTGATCGCATGGCGGTCAAGGGCAAGCTGCTGCGCAGCCGTCCCATCATCTATTCCCTGTCCCTTGCCATCTACTGCACATCCTGGACATTCTTTGGTTCCGTCGGCCTCGCTGCAAGCACGGGATATGACTTCCTGACAATCTATATCGGACCGATCATTGTTCTTGTGTTCGGGTTCCCTTTGATCCGGCGGGTCATCCGGCTGTCAAAGGCCGAGCGCATTACCTCGATTGCCGACTTCATCGCCGCGCGCTACGGGAAAAGTCAGGCCGTTGCCGCCGTTGTCACGCTCATTGCCGTTGTCGGTGTCCTTCCCTACCTCTCGCTCCAGCTTCAGGCCGTGGCGGTTTCCGTCGAGACCCTCGTGGCCCATATGGGCTATTTCACCTTTGGCATCAAAGACCCCAACGGACCGCCTATCACTGGCGATATTGCACTGTACATCGCTTTGGCCATGGCCCTGTTTGCGGTTCTGTTTGGAACCCGTCACATCGATGCCACAGAGCATCAGGACGGTCTGATGCTGGCGGTCGCGACCGAGTCTCTCGTCAAGCTCTTCGCATTCCTGATCGTCGGAGCCTATGTGACCTTCATCATGTTTGATGGTGTCGGAGATCTGATTACCCAGGCTGCCGCCCGGCCGCATATTCGAGACATCTTCTCCCAGAGTATCAATGGCAGTACATGGACAGTGATGATCCTGTTGTCCACAACGGCCATCCTTCTCCTACCGCGTCAGTTTCACGTGACCGTTGTTGAAAATGCCAGCGAAAAAGACCTGAAATGGGCGTCCTATCTGTTTCCGCTCTATCTGGTTCTCATCAACCTGCCCATCATCCCGATCGCCCTTGCAGGTCTTCTGAAGTTCGGCGGCACCGGGGTGAATGCAGATATGTTTGTCCTGGCGCTTCCCATGTCGGCAGAAGCTGAGCTCGTAACCCTGATCACCTTTATCGGCGGCCTTTCTGCGGCAACTGCAATGGTGATTGTGGCAGCCGTCACTCTGTCTATCATGATCTCGAACGACATCGTCATGCCCATCGTTCTGAGGAACCAGAAGGCTGACAGTCCGGGAACCTATGGCATGGCGTCCCTGCTGATGGTTATCCGGCGTGGCGCGATCTTCGGGCTGCTGTTTCTCGCCTATCTCTATTACAGGCTTTCAGGCGAAGCAGCACTTGCGGCCATAGGCCTTCTCTGGCGGCGCGGTACGGCACGCGGAGCCATTGCCGGGCTCACTGTCGGCTTCGCCTTCTGGTTCTACACCCTGCTTCTTCCAAGCTTTGCCCAGTCCGGTCTGATTTCCTCCGGTTTCGTGGAAAACGGCCCCTTCGGCCTCAATCTCCTGCGCCCCCAGGCCCTCTTCGGTATATCATCACTTGATCCGTTGACCCATGGTGTTCTCTGGAGCCTGACGCTCAATGTCCTGGTGTATTTCCTGGTTTCGTTTTCCAGAGCACCGGAACCTGTGGAACGCATCCAGGCCGGGATTTTCGTCCCCAGTGACCTGACACCTGTTCCTGCCTTTCGGTATACAAAACCCGGCATCTCAACTTTCGAGCTTAGAGCGACCGTTGCCCGCTATCTGGGTGATGAGAGGACCGACCGGTCCTTTGAGCGCTTTTCACGCGAGTATGGTATCGACCTCTCCATAGACCAGCCTGCCAGCTCTCACGTTCTTCGCTTTGCCGAGCAGCTCCTTGCCAGTGCCATCGGAGCGCCCTCTGCCCGACTTGTCCTGATGCTGGTGCTGAAGAAGAATGACCCGTCTCCGAAAGGCGCCAAGAAGCTGCTGGATGATGCATCCGCAGCCATCCAGTACAATCGTGATCTTCTGCATTCTGCCCTTGAGCATGTGGAACAGGGGATCGGCGTCTTTGATTCAGAGCTGCAGCTGATCATCTGGAACCGGCAATTCCGGCACCTTCTGGACCTACCGACCGAGTTTGGCCAGGTGGGCATGCGACTGGACCAGATCCTGCGCCATCATGCTTTGCAGGCAACCGAAACGCCTGAAGCTGCGGATGCGCTGGTTGAGGACCGCATCCGCCGCATCGCCGTTGACAGAGGCAAGTTTCAGGAAACGATTCCGAGCCGCGATATCGTTCTGGATGTGAGCGTCAGCGCCATTCCCGATGGCGGTCTGGTCATTACCCTGACAGATATCTCAGACCGTGTGCGTGCGGCCGATGCACTGGCGCAGGCCAACGTCACTCTTGAACGACGGGTGCGCGAGCGAACGGAAGAGTTGACCCATCTGAACGAGGAACTGACCGCAGCCAAGTCTGATGCGGATGCTGCAAACCTCGGCAAGACACGGTTCCTCGCCGCGGTCGGCCATGACGTGGCACAGCCTCTGAATGCTGCACGTCTGTATACATCAAGCCTGTCCGAACGATTTGAAAACGGTCGGGAAGCGGAGCAGCTGGGCAAGATCAACGCGTCACTTGACGCGGTGGATGATATTCTTGGTGCCGTGCTGGATATTTCCCGCCTCGACACCGGAGCCATGCAGCCTGACAAGAGTATCTTCAGTCTGGGTGAGCTGCTTGAGCAGTTGCGGGTGGATTTTGAACCCCAGGCAGCGGAGAAGGACCTTGACCTCCGGATCCTGTCCACTTCGGTCAATGTCAATACGGATCGCCGCCTGCTGCGCCGTCTGCTGCAGAACCTGATTTCCAACGCAATCAAGTATACGCCGGAAGGTCGCGTGCTGGTCGGATGTCGTCGCGGCAAGGGACGGGTCTCGGTTCAGGTGCTTGATACCGGTGTCGGTATTCCGGAAGAGCAGCAGAACATGGTCTTCCAGGAATTCCAGCGGCTGGATCAGGGCGCGCGCATCGCGCCGGGTCTGGGTCTTGGCCTCTCAATCGTGGACAGAATTACCCGTGTGCTTGATGTACCCGTGACGCTTTCCTCAATAGCAGGGAAAGGCACTGTCTTCTCGTTTGATCTGAAAACAATCGGCCCGGCCGTCCCGCTCAGAACCGTTCAGACACAGGCCAAACCCAAGCGGGCAAGATCCCGTTTTGATGGTCTTGTTGTCCTGTGTATCGACAATGAGGCTGATATTCTGGACGGGATGCAGGCTCTGCTCGAAGGATGGGGATGTGAGGTCTATACGGCATCCAGCTATCACGAGGCTGTGGATGTGGTCGGACGTCTCCATACACCACCCAATATCATGCTGGTTGATTACCATCTGGATAGTGGATCAGGCCCGGATGCCGTGGTCAAACTGCGCTGGAAATTCGACATGGCTTTCCCGGCCATTCTGATTACCGCAGACCGGTCCAACGAGGTCAAACAGGAGGCCGCTCAGAAGGATATGCCGGTCCTGAACAAGCCGATCAAACCGGCAGCCCTGCGTGCCATTCTCACCCACCACACATCACGACATGCCGCAGCTGAATAG